The proteins below come from a single Bryobacter aggregatus MPL3 genomic window:
- a CDS encoding serine hydrolase has product MKFAALIFACLSLQAQAPRALAPESVVLRIETAAAPLEVTLQQLMEIFRDPGFSMAVIDNYQIAWAKGYGTTQAGGKVPVTTETLFQAASISKPVSAAGILALVQSGKLQLDEDVNVKLRSWKVPENQFTTTEKVTLRRIMSHSAGLNVHGFPGYPVGAPLPTLVQILNGEKPANTAAVRVEAVPGTASRYSGGGVTIETLLIEEVTGKSFPVFLQESVFNKLGMRNSSFVQVLPPALASRAAIATHADGKPVDGNWHLYPELAPDGLWTTPSDLAKFAIEIALSKHGKANRILSRALTLEMLKPQIVADGGASGLGWGLGDGKSPELLQHNGANKGFGSQLMMLSDSGQGLVAMGNSDAFSPVSRFVASHVANMYHWKWQPPAGGAADILIVISALRGLDAALAHENKLTRNASTLNALGYYLLGGKRHAEAIRVFERNIAAFPQDWNGYDSLGEAHAASGNTARAIANYEKSLELNPANENGRKALRKLRPN; this is encoded by the coding sequence AAGTTTGCCGCCCTGATCTTTGCTTGCCTCAGTCTGCAGGCCCAGGCTCCGCGGGCGCTTGCGCCAGAAAGCGTTGTACTGCGCATCGAGACGGCAGCGGCGCCTCTCGAAGTCACCCTCCAGCAACTCATGGAGATCTTCCGCGACCCCGGCTTCAGCATGGCCGTCATCGACAACTATCAGATTGCATGGGCGAAGGGATATGGCACGACCCAGGCTGGCGGCAAAGTTCCGGTCACCACGGAGACTCTCTTTCAGGCGGCTTCGATCAGCAAACCGGTGAGCGCCGCTGGAATTCTTGCTCTCGTCCAAAGCGGAAAGCTGCAACTGGATGAGGATGTCAATGTGAAGCTCAGAAGCTGGAAGGTGCCGGAGAACCAGTTTACCACCACCGAGAAAGTCACCCTGCGTCGAATCATGAGCCACAGTGCCGGGCTCAATGTCCATGGCTTTCCTGGTTATCCGGTAGGGGCGCCGCTCCCCACTTTGGTCCAGATCCTGAACGGAGAGAAGCCAGCCAATACGGCAGCGGTGCGCGTTGAAGCGGTTCCGGGAACGGCTTCGCGCTATTCAGGCGGTGGCGTCACCATCGAGACGCTGCTGATCGAAGAAGTTACCGGCAAATCCTTCCCTGTTTTCCTGCAAGAAAGTGTCTTCAACAAGCTGGGAATGCGCAACAGTAGTTTCGTCCAAGTGCTGCCCCCTGCCCTTGCCAGCCGTGCGGCCATCGCTACGCATGCGGACGGAAAACCGGTAGACGGCAACTGGCACCTGTATCCGGAACTGGCGCCCGATGGCCTCTGGACCACTCCCTCCGACCTTGCGAAATTTGCAATCGAAATTGCACTCTCCAAGCACGGCAAAGCAAATCGTATTCTGAGCCGCGCCCTAACGCTGGAGATGTTGAAACCGCAGATAGTGGCAGACGGCGGCGCTTCCGGCCTTGGTTGGGGACTGGGCGATGGCAAGAGTCCGGAACTCCTCCAACACAATGGTGCAAATAAAGGATTTGGATCGCAACTGATGATGTTGAGTGACTCGGGACAAGGGCTCGTGGCTATGGGGAACTCCGATGCGTTTTCTCCTGTCAGCCGCTTTGTGGCCTCCCATGTCGCGAACATGTACCACTGGAAGTGGCAGCCACCAGCCGGCGGGGCTGCGGATATTCTCATCGTAATCAGTGCACTGCGCGGACTGGATGCAGCCTTGGCGCACGAGAACAAACTGACGCGCAATGCCAGCACTCTGAATGCGCTGGGTTACTATCTGCTTGGTGGGAAGCGGCACGCCGAGGCAATTCGAGTCTTCGAGCGGAACATCGCCGCATTTCCGCAGGACTGGAACGGCTATGACAGTCTGGGAGAAGCCCATGCCGCCAGTGGCAACACGGCGCGGGCGATTGCGAATTATGAGAAGTCGCTCGAACTGAATCCGGCGAATGAAAATGGCCGCAAGGCCCTCAGGAAACTGCGGCCGAACTAA